A stretch of Henckelia pumila isolate YLH828 chromosome 4, ASM3356847v2, whole genome shotgun sequence DNA encodes these proteins:
- the LOC140860378 gene encoding putative late blight resistance protein homolog R1B-23: MAVVAYAALMSLLNTSELILHPSQHWLRINIIQIESLLQKVHLLQEFLEDFSHRAHEDMAGLETQIADMAYAAEEILESHVLDQIPARSTGSEGNSSTKFSDDIHKVIEEMEDLIQNKLMMIKETIGKFEEDPTFVDFSPAVASRSAPKEQNTKVGSDEKLEEILDILTGQQSNRQILAIVGMGGIGKSTLANNVYQHPFIKNHFDICAWATISQKYSARKIIYEMLSEIERSRSNSQLRDDQLGQAKCDTGEEQLYKSLFGRRYLIVLDDLWSIEAWDEIKRFLPDFGNRSRIMITTRVKKVAEQLSSCPLFELDLLDDNRSWELMSEKVFGHEQGCPPELEELGKTIAKNCKGLPLAIVVIGGVLAKSDKTMVFWEHVGEHMKSIINSEDNYEKCLEILYLSYNNLPIHLKPCFLYLSVASDPYNMHIPSLIEEWVSEGFVKPIRGKSLEEAAHEYIADLVDRNLLILRRRGVFGNLLRCGVHDLLIDLCCRETEKIDLFRIIYDTNPKFISHFRFRLSRMEPERSLPRSLHIVGPASLSRSITSGTPWYDGQLRLLRVLIMTDSILPDENSQLMNLRFLSFHGHLDGNSILRFYSLMSLFWNLQTLQIDNSLISDPLSLPPEIWCLPHLRRLEGNKILLPDPRIDSHVLENLQTLGKVVCFRCTEEVYRRLPNLKELSLKYHDDHHNLGVGVEWPLFHLHNLVHLQKLQSLCFKARCPISWKYLSFPLSLKQLTLKGCMLPWEDMSIVGSLPHLEALELWSGACKGQTWCPTQGQFVKLKVLDIKGIDLLHWRADKTHFPILEHLILTSLNLEEFPPDFGEHLTLTKLEVAYCGESTKGWAEEVGEEQKSFGNEGFRVIIRQTIYDLPKGRYIITRIVKQ, encoded by the coding sequence ATGGCGGTGGTGGCGTATGCAGCTCTAATGTCTCTTCTGAATACTTCAGAGCTCATCTTGCACCCTTCCCAGCACTGGCTACGTATAAACATAATACAGATCGAGTCCCTGCTACAAAAGGTTCATCTCCTTCAAGAATTTCTCGAAGATTTTTCACACAGAGCCCACGAAGACATGGCCGGATTGGAGACGCAAATTGCAGACATGGCTTATGCAGCAGAGGAAATCCTCGAGTCCCATGTATTGGATCAGATTCCAGCACGATCTACGGGTAGCGAGGGGAATAGCTCGACAAAGTTCTCTGACGATATCCATAAAGTGATAGAAGAGATGGAGGATCTGATACAGAACAAGCTGATGATGATAAAAGAGACTATTGGGAAGTTTGAGGAAGATCCGACGTTCGTAGATTTTTCGCCTGCTGTGGCGTCAAGATCAGCTCCCAAGGAGCAAAATACCAAGGTGGGTTCTGATGAAAAGTTGGAGGAAATATTGGATATACTCACTGGACAGCAATCAAATCGCCAAATCTTAGCAATTGTTGGAATGGGAGGAATAGGTAAGTCCACTCTAGCTAACAATGTCTACCAACATCCATTTATTAAGAATCACTTTGATATTTGTGCTTGGGCTACAATATCTCAAAAATATAGTGCACGAaaaattatttatgaaatgCTATCAGAAATTGAACGAAGTAGATCAAACAGTCAATTAAGAGATGATCAGTTGGGCCAAGCCAAGTGTGATACTGGTGAAGAACAATTGTACAAAAGCTTATTTGGTAGAAGATATTTGATCGTGCTGGACGATTTATGGAGCATTGAGGCTTGGGATGAGATAAAACGATTCCTTCCAGATTTTGGAAACAGAAGTCGAATCATGATAACGACGAGGGTAAAGAAGGTGGCAGAGCAATTGAGCTCTTGTCCGCTCTTTGAACTGGATTTGTTAGATGACAACAGGAGCTGGGAATTGATGAGCGAAAAGGTTTTCGGACATGAACAAGGTTGTCCTCCTGAACTGGAAGAATTAGGGAAGACGATTGCGAAAAATTGCAAAGGACTTCCTCTAGCAATTGTGGTGATTGGTGGAGTGCTCGCCAAGTCTGATAAGACGATGGTGTTTTGGGAGCATGTAGGTGAACATATGAAGTCAATCATAAATTCAGAGGACAATTACGAGAAATGCTTGGAGATATTATATTTGAGTTACAATAACTTGCCTATTCATTTGAAACCATGCTTTCTCTACTTGTCTGTGGCTTCAGATCCATATAATATGCATATCCCTTCTCTCATCGAGGAATGGGTTTCTGAGGGATTTGTAAAACCGATAAGAGGTAAAAGCTTGGAAGAGGCAGCACATGAATACATAGCAGACCTTGTTGATAGAAACCTCCTTATCCTTCGTAGACGAGGGGTCTTTGGCAACTTACTACGTTGTGGTGTGCATGATCTCTTGATAGACCTATGCTGCAGGGAGACAGAAAAAATAGACCTGTTTCGTATTATATATGATACGAACCCAAAATTCATCTCTCACTTCCGTTTTCGTCTATCTCGCATGGAACCCGAAAGATCCCTCCCACGTTCCCTGCATATAGTGGGACCGGCATCACTAAGTCGGTCTATTACCAGTGGGACGCCATGGTACGATGGTCAATTACGATTGTTGAGGGTGTTGATAATGACTGATTCAATTCTACCTGATGAAAACTCGCAGCTAATGAACCTGCGGTTCTTGTCTTTCCATGGTCATTTGGATGGGAATTCGATTTTGAGGTTTTATTCTTTGATGTCCCTATTTTGGAATCTACAGACTCTGCAAATTGATAATTCCTTAATATCTGATCCTTTATCTCTGCCGCCAGAAATTTGGTGTTTGCCACACCTCAGGCGTCTGGAGGGTAATAAAATTCTTTTACCCGATCCTCGCATTGATTCTCATGTTTTAGAAAATCTGCAGACTCTCGGCAAGGTTGTATGTTTTAGGTGCACTGAGGAGGTATATAGAAGACTTCCAAATCTGAAGGAATTATCACTTAAGTATCATGATGATCATCACAATCTTGGAGTAGGAGTGGAATGGCCCTTGTTCCACCTTCACAATCTTGTCCACTTGCAGAAACTCCAATCACTATGCTTCAAGGCACGTTGCCCGATATCTTGGAAATATCTCAGCTTCCCACTCTCTCTCAAACAGTTGACTTTAAAAGGCTGCATGTTACCTTGGGAAGATATGAGCATTGTGGGCTCATTGCCTCATCTTGAGGCACTTGAGCTCTGGTCCGGCGCGTGTAAAGGGCAGACGTGGTGTCCAACACAAGGGCAATTTGTTAAATTGAAAGTGTTGGACATTAAGGGGATTGATTTGTTACATTGGAGAGCAGACAAGACGCACTTCCCAATCCTTGAGCACTTGATTCTTACAAGTTTAAATTTGGAGGAATTTCCTCCAGACTTTGGGGAACACCTAACACTCACAAAACTTGAAGTGGCTTATTGTGGCGAATCTACCAAGGGTTGGGCAGAGGAAGTCGGTGAGGAACAAAAGAGCTTTGGAAATGAAGGCTTTCGAGTCATAATACGTCAAACAATCTATGACCTTCCAAAAGGTAGATACATTATTACGCGCATCGTGAAACAGTGA
- the LOC140862037 gene encoding uncharacterized protein, protein MVVTISQSEEPEKRDGEKNLERPKSSEIKKFARSENSSTADALAQMPNYARFLKDLLKNKKKMNDLAQATMNEECSAMLQNRLPPKSQDPGSFSIPCNIGQFSIDNALCDLGTSINLMPYSLAKKLGIGVTEPTLISLKLADRSVKYPRGVVENVLVKVEKLIFHVDFVVLDIDEDFEVPMILGRPFLATSRALIDIEKGELVLRMNDKQVVFNMLKSVRNNPIVKSFFAIDVVDICVGKLLQGNDNHDIVLQHHDQESPAKGVEGCRDSTGHTTTIVDYPP, encoded by the exons ATGGTAGTGACGATATCACAGTCTGAGGAACCTGAGAAGAGGGATGGAGAGAAGAATTTGGAGAGGCCGAAAAGTTCAGAAATCAAGAAGTTTGCGCGTTCTGAAAATTCCTCCAcggcag acgctttagctcagatgccaaATTATGCCAGATTTCTGAAGGACTTattgaagaataaaaagaaGATGAATGATCTGGCGCAAGCAACAATGAATGAGGAATGTTCGGCAATGCTGCAAAATAGGCTCCCACCAAAAtctcaagatccagggagtttttctataccgtGCAATATTGGTCAATTTTCTATTGATAATGCATTGTGTGACTTAGGAACAAGTATCAATTTGATGCCCTATTCACTTGCTAAGAAATTAGGTATAGGAGTAACTGAACCCACTCTCATCTCTCTTAAGCTTGCAGATCGTTCTGTCAAATATCCTAGAGGGGTAGTGGAGAATGTCTTAGTTAAAGTGGAAAAGCTAATTTTTCATGTTGATTTTGTTGTTCTTGATATAGATGAGGATTTTGAGGTTCCTATGATTTTAGGGCGTCCGTTTCTTGCCACTAGTAGGGCCTTAATTGATATCGAAAAGGGGGAGCTAGTGTTGAGAATGAATGATAAGCAAGTGGTTTTTAATATGCTGAAGTCGGTTAGAAATAACCCAATTGTGAAATCTTTCTTTGCaattgatgttgttgatattTGTGTGGGTAAATTGTTGCAGGGGAACGACAACCACGATATAGTTTTGCAGCACCATGATCAAGAATCGCCTGCTAAAGGAGTTGAAGGATGCCGGGATAGTACTGGACATACAACCACGATAGTGGATTATCCGCCATGA